The following is a genomic window from Episyrphus balteatus chromosome 1, idEpiBalt1.1, whole genome shotgun sequence.
TGTTGTGTGTGTTATGTTCATCTGTGTCATCTAAGCTTCTAAACCACTTATCGGAACTTGACAAATTAAGTATCGTTGGAAGCGCCTTACTTGTCCGCAGGTTAAAGGTTATGTAAtgttacaaaaaattgattacaGCGTCCTCTAGAGACGAAAGTcataaacgattttttaaaagttaggAAAAACCTGGCTACTCCAAAGTCACGctctaaaagttttgaaagaagaaaatattctCATCTTATAGTCATATGTCACCTACCTAATGGTAACAAAGAAAATATTCCATTATACTATTAttcacgggtcgtttgaacgcgacactactcgaagttaCTTGCAATCCAGATTTTtagatgcagaaatgttccttggggtctaaatagtaataaataagcttttttaatatcttttatgCGGGCTTAATTAGTTAAAAAAGGCGTGCATTTACGTACCATCACTCATGTTGACGTAAATAACTctgtttataataattttaataaaaatttaaataatggctctttttttagaagaaatttgACTCTTTTAAACTgcgtatcaataaaattcataTCATATTTAAATCTAAAGATATTCAATTCTAAAGCCGTTCGATTTTTTCTATCCCATTCGATTACAATAGTCAAAAATTTTGCGTGATTTTGGAGCAGTCaggttttagtttttgaacttatttGTTTAATGCATGGAGTTTTCTAACGTACAAGTTATGAAACTTCAGTTGAAACCTAAGCATCCAAAATCTTATAAATAATTCAcctgaaatttgaattttttttaaactgtgcTGTTTTCCCATCGATATTCTAGTTCATTGAAATGTTCGTTTTTACTAGCAGATACATATGTATAGGTGCTATGGAGCATGTTTagaattggttaaaaaaaaattgaaaacgagATAACAATGAGGTATGACATTACGATTGTGGAAAATGCGAAAAAGTTAGTTTCGTAATTTTGTCTGTCTGTTTCTAATCGTGCTACGGGCCAAATCATTGAAGCGATTTACTTCAATATTGGTTTTAGGAGATtgcctagaggggaaattgattTGTTTAAGGACGGTATTTTCCATATGGCCaacatgaaaaacttttttctcttaCGAAATACGAGGACGGTGACACATAATCAGCCTTATTGTGTGTTTCAAATGGAAATTTTTACATactgaatatttttgttcgcggTGGTATTAAGCatgggattacaacaacacaaaccTATCCGGTTAGCTTAAGATACTTACGTGAAAGCACCCAATTACATCACATAATAGCATTACCTCAAAAAGAGTAAaacaacgtttttttgcattttctaacggaaatatttcaaaaacgagagtCAGCTAGTACGATAACTCAGGCGgtaaaaatacattcatttttaaCTATGGGAGGGGCCTACGTTTGGGAGGGAGgggcattttaaagaaaatgactAACGGCAACACTAACGGTTATGAATTATACCTTTTATAAAATCTAGTGCCCAtgttctgttatttttttcacagacgataaaatgtttgaataacttaaaaaaccattttatctcagcaaaataaaaaaaaattccgttcaaaatcaaaatttcttaattattaaactctgaatttgaaacaaattttgttttatttacgtAAGGAAATGGATTTTAGAGACGTTAATCGCCAGTAACAAATTAAGAACATGGGCCCAGAAGTTGaagctttattttaaattcagtttGTTCATGCAATGGCTtcaattcaaaatcaaaatttggtggcaggaacttaaaaaaaaacacattggcGCATATTCAATGTAATTTGAATTGGATAAATTCCAGTCTTTCTTTGAAGGAGCTTAGACAGTGTCTCTGAATATGGCCCATTGATCAGTACTATTTTATTCAAGacttagaattttaaaaaaaatcaacggtcGAATCAAAATTTGACTTAAAAATGTTAAGCTCATAAAACGTATAATAGGCTTATGGTTGCCAAAACTCGTAGGGtggatttgaaaataatttttcaattaaaaaataatatttggatCACAACAAATGCATtacatttctttatttttagttGCCAGATAGGACAGACGGgtcatttgtatttttttatatctacaGAACTGTGGTAGTCCAATTTTCTTAAGATTTTCATTCTCTTTTTGGGTCTTATGTCCCGCTAACTTAACTTATTTGCTCCGTTTAGGTTATGTTAATTCGTCAGACAGGCATATCATTTTTTGCCCTTGGAATATTTGTTTCCCTCGGAATTATATGCGCGATCATGAATCTCCCTTGTTGCCTATACaaataaattccgagggaaactTTTCATGATCATTTTCTTTCCCATGTTTAAAACACttattcacataaaaaaaacacatacaaacaggcgcagtttaaaaaaaaattctttggtgtCCGAAATATgtgaattttctcaaaaactatgaTTTTTGATAAGTTTCCATTTTCCAATTGGGGTAGTTAATTTTACCAGTAAAGTttgttagttttgaaaaaaaataaagtactgAAACAGCCATATCATCAGTTTCACGTGGAAgacagtttaaaaaagttttttttttgtaatttaatactcttcttttataaaataaaattgcactCCTTCTTAAACGAGTGAAGAAAACTTTCTAATTTGATTAATTTCCTGGTCAAATTTTTGATGAGCAAAATTTCTCATAAAAGATACAGATCTCGTGGCGAACAACAATTCGTTGGAAAATATAAtgtattttgaaagaaaagaagTTTATACAGAACGAATGCCAGTGAGATAAGATCGAATTGGGAGTTGATGTTTAGTAGAAATTCAATTTCACGTAATGATAAAATAGCCATACTtaccctaaatttttttttttttgtttactgaaGGAACaatggaaaccaaaaaaattacaaacccTAAAGAATAAAGAAAAGACTTGAATATTGCCGATACTTTTAGTGAAAGTACACATACtgatgcttaaaaaaaattcaaaaccgttagagccttaaaaaaaaaaaacaattttaataaagttggtatgacattttgcagtaaattttttcgatttttatttttttgtaaccgTTGAAATTTAATcagtcgttttcgagatattaaaaaaaaaaaacgattttatggcAGGCAGCGTAAATAATGaattgcgaaaaaaaatttcatcaaaagaaagacaatgttttaaaaaaattaacacttgattttttaagaaaatcgttggagccgttttttgagaaaattatattaTTCCAAAATTGGTATGTACCGATATTTTTtctcctaaaaaaatatttccaaagccCCTTTGTACATACCAGGTTTGAAGTGAATCGATTCAGACAGACTGATAGACAGATTTTTTCGCattctccataatcgtaatgtcatgtttaATCTCAATTtctttttacgaatgcataacttgatggAAACATAAAATACAAAGTTTCTGTCGTCAGTTATTCGGCCCTATCGAAGTATCCGTGGGAGCGCAAAATTCACCGAGTTCATACGAATCATGCCTAGAGATGTGCTTCCAACAGGTTAAAACTCTAGATAGAGCCAACTATTCGACTTTTGTTAATTCTATCACCTTTCAAATGAATTGGTCATTTACAATTTTACATGCCGACTCCGATTATGTTAAAGATGAAGTTCAATGCCTCAGGGCCCCGGAACACCCAACGCTGTTGCACTATCAAAAGTAAATAAAAGACATCTACGAGTACCATTTAATACTGTCTTCGACTTTTCGATAAAAGCAGAATATGTAATCCTACGATATTAAagtaaaaacatgtttttttcacacatattgaattaatttaattatgttatttttttctcaatacgTTTCAACtcattattatttaattgttcTTTTCTAAAGAttttatgcattaaaaaaaaaacgtgcaaTGTTGGAACTATCTGTTTTGTGGTTAGttattataatgaaatatgTATCTTGTGATCTATTATAtctattttatttgctttttttaagaaacataaTTAGATTTCACTTGATATTTTGCTGAccaataataagaatagaagaATATATTTAGTAACAGAAGGACCAATATAAATTAGTTCTTAGAATAATATTGAAGGCTGTCTAGAAGCAACAAATATAGGGTTCTATGTCTGCAagcttttccataaaaaaaacatacagcGCTATAATTATCACCCAGCGatatatgaaattttgaaaacaaaaaaattctttgtaagGTTTTATTAACCTCTAACTTCATTGGGCCAAATTCATAGTTGTTGTTTAACTAAAACTGGAGTTTATCCAATGCAATTCAAATAGGATAATATcgagtttttcataaaataaagatATTTTAGAAATGTTTAACGATCAAGTTTACACTTTTATCTGCTGTGTGtgatgatttaataaaaaaaaaattaaatatgcacTTAATTATGAAAATGAATTAATTCACTTAACTTTTTCTTGAAACAATGTTAAAAGTGATTTAACCCACATTCATACTCGtaattaagggcacaaataTCGCAAAGATGTTATGGCCCTAAACTAATTttcataagtttttttctttcctgCAAATAATTAATTTAGTCATGGTTTTCCCACTTAGATAGATACAATTATAACAATATTATTgtgaaattataataataatgataaatattataattacattgtaaataaaataaaatgtaataagaAATTTTTGCACAGTTatatagttttgttttattttacagctaataaattgtttgaaagcaagaagttatttttttttattattatttcatttttaagcgCTTACATTGCatttctattttgtatttttacatattatattttgtttcatttctcTAATCGTATTGAAAGCCAaacaaaatctttatttttcaacGTTACAAATTTATATAACGTTATTATTTCCTACATAATACAAACCGGAACTGAttgttaatattatttattttatgttgatGATCAATCAAAAatggttgttattttttgtttaaataatataaattctaatttaataataataataattacaacATTGGGATCTTGTCCTCTTTTTCGTATGATTTAGTTAAacggttttaaattttaatatggaactcttacaaactaatttCTTACGACGCAAACGAATAGTTGTTTAATGTGCAATGAGAATAATTGTTTAATGCCAGGCATTCCCTCGAAATTTACCACGAAACATATTACCGCGTGGAGCTGGTCCGCCGCCGCCACCTGGTGGTCCACCAGGTCCACCACCACGGCCGCGAGGTGAGAAGAATGGGTTGCCCCGGGGCGGTCTGGGTGAACCACGAAAATGACTTTGAGGTTGATGAGGATTAAAGTTTCGAGGTGATTGTTGAAATGGACTACGTGGAAACCTCTGAAATTGCTGCCGGTGTTGTTGAAAGTCAACAGGCTGATGAAATTCACCAGATTGATGGAAATTACCACCCTGATGTGGCATTTGTTGTTGAAAGTTGtcttgtggttgttgttgttgttgttgttgcatatGAAAAGGCATTcgaggttgttgttgttgttgtttccatGGATTCATTGGCGGTCGCATCATATTGTTATGCATTCCGTTGTTTGGAGGCTGTTGATCGTCGAATGGTGTCCGCGAGAAAGGATTCACATGTGCCGGCTGCTGATTATCCCAGATTTTGTTATTCGGTGTAGGGGGTGTGTCTAATAAGGGTGGCCTATTATTAGCAACTGGTATTAGATTATCTCGATATGAGAACGGTTTTGTTGGCATCCCAGCAGTGTTAttcatttcttcttcttctgttgGTTCTTCGGGAATATACTCTTCGTTATTCGATATTGCATCGTATTCTTCAGAACTTGGTGGTTCTTGACTATTTTGTTCTTCATCTTGTTcttctcttttattttcttctccATCTTGTTGTCCTTGATTTGGCTCTGGTAATTtgtcttgtttttgtttttgttccagTTCCTTTTCTTTTTCCTTTAGCGCTTTCTGCCTATCTTCTGATGCTActtctaataaaattaaaattatttggttATAGCGTAGTGTGGGTCACAATTTACAAGAGGTCAAAATAATTATGGAGAatagaataaaatcaaaaatatttgaatcagaattcaatacaaaaatttaaaataaataaaaaattataaacacaaTATGTAGTTTGTGGAGGGATAAAATGCCCTACAGCCGACTTAGTTACTTTGTCTCGTTTAGTACCACAAACAACTCTTTCGGCAATATTAAAACCGAACTCATGGTATTTACAACTAAAATCCCTAACTTCCTTCTATCCCAACTTAACGGTCAAATCTTATCACAGTCACACAAAATATTTTGGCGTCATTTTGGAAACTAAATTGAGCTGAACATTTAACAGCGGGTAAAGAAGGCGAGCATTAATTTCTATGCCCGAGCAAACcaaatcaaaaatgattttatggaCGACCGCTGTGGAGGTCATACGACCTCTTCCCACTTAGGGCTCCATTGTGTGACGGCCTGCAATCAGTTAAGCATATAACATTAACAAACTTAAGAAAGTCTAGAGTATAGCGATCGTAGGGACGCTTGGGTCTCTCCACTCGTCTCCCACAAAGACACTTAACGGTCTTTTGCATCTCTTACCTATAGACCTTCATATTAAACATCAGGTGTCTTGCAGCGCCTTAAAGCTTGTAACGAAGCGTTACATGCTTtataatatatacatatatcccCCGTTACCCAATTAAAACAAGAATACTAGATAAAATCATACGATTACTTTTTCTGTCTGTTATAATTCACAGTCAGTCATACCAGGAAGTAAGACATCCAtataaaaccgaaaaaaacaaGAAGTGCCACCAGGGGCCAAATAAAACCTGCTGATCAACCAGAGCTATTGCCTGCCGTTGTGCGTGCCACCACGGGCCGAAACAAAAACCTGCAGATCAACCAGACCTATTGCTTGCCGTTGTGCGTGCCACCAGGGGGCCGTAATAAAACCTGCCGATCAACCAGAGCTATTGCCTGCCGTTCTGCGTGCCACCAGGGGCCGTAAATAAACCTGCCGATCTACCAAAGCTTTTGTCTGCAGTGTTGCGTGCCGTTAAAGGCCATAAGATAAACATAAAGTTTCCCTTTTTTAGCCGACTAAAGCACCTTCTAAGTTTAGGACAAAGAAACGTTTATTCCGGCTGTGGAGACTACAAGAAttgattatttttaagtaatCTTTATTGTAAAACTTTAttgtaactttttattttgtaagagttgtttttgttaatttcgaGTAAATAAAGGTTTTGTTTTCAAGGTTTAATAGACGTTGTTCGTAAttcaataattataatttattaattataatcaaaattacttgtttttaaataaaatatgtttaaatattgattttactaaataaatacaaataacaaTTGTGAATTAACCACTATAAGCAAATATCTCAATACGGCACTCACTgtcaaatttaatataattgaaATAATGTTATATTTAACCTTCAAATATTATTATAAGGTCATTCTTTTAAGAACCTTCGAACCCAACACAATTACTCCACACTATTTTACCCCacacaaaatataattaaaataactATAACGttgaaattgagttttatttaaaattaagaaaaattaagatttttaagTTCGACAGGACACAAAACAGACCTTTACCGTTGAAGTTTTGGTGTTTTCTTCAATATGAACTCTGGAAATCCGACGAGCTTAAACCTTGGCTGGAAAGCAAAAACCACCTCACAAGCTAAAAGAAACCAGTTTTTGGAAGTCAAAACCTTTCGGTCAGAGCGATACAATTTACTTAGCACCATCcgatattcaatttttttaattcggcGGACACCCATGGACAACTGCACTTCtactttcaaaattgtttataattgtAAAGTCAGCTTTCCGTTGACGACAGACTGGGAAGAGTGCATTATGACGATAGACTTCGACACGTGTATTATTACTGATGATGGTGCGGGTGTCTATAGTTTAATAAATCGTTTCGGTTACCAAATTTTAGTAGTGTGTTCAAAGTAGAATTGCTGGCAATTAAGGAAGCattcaaaaaactgttttcaaaATCACAACCTAACTATACTAACAACCAGGCAGCTTTAAAATTAACTGCTTCGACCACGAAATCCTCTAAATTGGTTCATCAGTGCTAAAAGGGACCCTCAATGATGAGTGTAAGCTTATCTGGATAGACCCTTTACAAGTCACTGGCGGAAAGAGTTAACATTCTCATGAAGGGCTATATCTTCTCAAATTACTTAACAAAAACTAATAATAGGTGGCACAGCCTGACCAGCTGCGCTATATCTAAGAAAATCTGGCCCGCCTATAATACGTCCCGAACAAATTATTTGCtctctacacaaaaaaaaaaaacataggccTTTAAGGAAACATGCGGCAAAACACTTACTGACACAGTTGTTTGAACAAAAGGAAGAAAACACCTTTCACTTTATATGGCAATGTAAAGCTCTGGCTAGGAATAGAGCACTTTCTCTGAGGATTGAATATTTCAGTGACATACTCTAgcggaaaaaattaagggttaaaaaaagaatttcaaatgtTCTGAGGTTTTTCAAGTGACTGTATTTCCGTcgcattgaaattttaaaaagagaGTTTTAAAGCTCGAACTTTCTTGTTTTGAGAACTTACAATGAAAGAAATTTCAAGCTTCGGCTCAAAGCTATTCCAGTTTTTGTTTatctaaaaacattttttttaaacgttcgATACGAACATTTCGACGCTGAGATATCGAATTTTGAACGGTAAAGGATCCTTTTGTCTTTAACAATAAATATCTCAGCAACCGCTGATTGCACAATAAATCAAAAAAGGAGTGTTTAGAATGAAACAATTACAATATGATGGAGCCGAACACTTAGCTTGAACATTTCATTGTAAGATTTCTAAACTAGAAAGTTCGAGCTTTAAAACcctctttttaaaatttcagtCCAACGGTTTTTAAAGGAAATACAGTCACaataaaaatctccaaaaatttcgattttttttttttttgatcccctaattttttccgCTAGTTTAGATAAAATCTCAGAATCAAAGATAGATCGCTTTGTTTTTGTGCAAAAACTCTGCGCTAATTGGGACAAAAAGCTGGTTTGCTTATGACCGCCATCTATACGTACATAACATACACACTTCAAAATTCTAGCATGTCATTAATTTGAAGAGGGGAGCTCGCCGTATTGCGGTATCTTGGTCTAATAAGGTCTATTTATaattaaagaaataaacttATTAATCTGAAAAACTAAAAGATGATCGAGACCTTATCTTTAAGAAAAGACTAAGGTCTTGGTTTAAGAAAAgttgttgaaaatttaaaaataatataaaacccaaaactaaaaaaaaatgaaatcaaacCTCTTAAAATATCTTCCAAATCTTCATCAGACATATCCATATCGATACTTTCAACCATATCACTGGGATCGTAACCCGGTTCATCGCTTGTTCGACCTGtaactttaaatacaaaaataaaaccaaatattaaaaaacaattaatgtaAAACAATACCTGCAGTATCTTTTTGGGGTTGAGTGTCTTCTTTCACTTCAGTAGGCGGTGCCTTTAATcagaaagaaaaaatcatataattataataaagtaaataaatttttattttagtaatatTACCATAAGAACTTGAGGAAAAGATAATAGGCCTGTTAGCATTGGAGGTGGCTGTAGAGGTGGAATCGGTGGTGCTGGGGCAGCTAAAGCTTTGTTTTCAGTCGTGGATGAATTAGACAACGTTCGATAATCAATATCTGCTGTCTTGGGGGGCTGTGGTTGGGGCTGTTGTTCTTGGGGTGGTTTAACAGGCGGGTTTACTGACATCGGTGTCCGGAAAtcctttaaatataatgttAATCACTATACTTGAATTGATACAAAGATGAGTTTTGTCTTTTATTACCTTGTCTTTGGATGGTGCCACCCAAGTCTTATTAACCCTCTTATATTTATCATCGCTGTCCCTCTCCCTACACCTCGGCGACCCAGTCAGTGATATAAGATTTCTATGGTCAATATCCAGCTGACGTGATTTAtctgttttcaaattttattaagtaAGAACTTtttgttcagaaaaaaaaaaagaaatattttattacttGGCCCTAGGTTCGGTAGAATAGGTGGTGCAACTGGAACCGGCAGATGCAGTTGACGATGATCAACATCTTGCATTGGCATAATGTCATTTTCCAGCTCATCGTACTCTGCCACACTATCGTCGAGTATACTTTCTTGATCGAAATGTCCCGGTGATATTGGCGTATCGATGCAATGATTAAATTGATTGGATGAGTCGAGCGGTGTCCATGACATATCCAAATCCCATGTTGAATTGAAGTCATCACTTTGAGACCCGTTGCCACCAAGAGATGGTGGCATTGGTGGTGGCATTAATGGCATGCTTGCGTCATAGCTGTTATTTGATGAATTTGAGATATAACTAGAATCGCTGGCGTAATTAGGCACCATTGGATTGTAGCGATTTGATGTATGCCCTCCACCATAGGACAGTGATGGAGATACATAATTGGATGACGTTGGTCTTGCTAGAGATGAATATTCTGGCTGACCTGTCGGCATGGGTAGTGTTATTGTGCTCGCAGAATATGGGTTGATTGAGGCCATTGAATTGATTGGTTCGGGCTTGTAAAACCCCGGGCCACTGAAACTATCATCAAGGACATCAGAATCTGTTCTGCTGGCAATTACTTCAATTGGTTGACCTAGAAATAAGATAATAATTACAAAAGGtctataagttttgataaaagtatggtttttttttttaattttcgcacatcgaaattagttttgaaaaaaattaacagacATGCCGACAAGGCGACAAGACAACATgccgacaaggcgacatggcgacaaggctacATAGCGACATTGTTCACCTTGTGCCATAATGTTGATTTTTGGAGATCTCGACATTATAAGACAAACAAAGATTGAGCACACTGTATCatatcaaagttaaaaaatagacattaaaaaagaaattaaataaatagaaaaaaaaattacttgacttatattacaaatacaaattaaacaataataaatcGACTTACTTGCTGTTAATGCATTAGGGACTTTTGGACTGTCATCTCTTTTAAAATCGTTTATATCAAATGGAAGTTTACCATCTAAATAACTTGTATATCCATTAAAcgcacttttaaaaatattctgtaaAATCAAAGAATTCCCAATTAGACAAAGTgtacagaaaaaataacaaaaggtAAATATAGCTAACCATAGACGGACTTTGTTCGTCTGGTAAGTTTATATCAGAATCTGGTTCCGGTGATGGCGCATTAATATCTGGTGATGGTATAGGACTCGGTAAATTAGGTGTAATTTCATCCAGCTTCTTTTTCACCAGTTTTATTCTACTACCAAAGTTTTTATAAGCCTaaggataaaacaaaaaagttaaatcaatTGTGTAAtacaatttgtatgaaaatcaaaCTTACACTGACTACGACTTTCACTTCTCCCCTTTGACTTGCATAGAACGTAATTGCCGTTTCTAAATTCGCCAATACAGCTTTTCGACTCTTAATTTCAGCTGCCAAATGTTTTCTTTGTTTCTCTATGCTCGCTACATATCTCTCAAGTTCTTGTTCGACATCATCCGAATGACTCTTATCTACAAATatgtaattatttattttgatataagATACAATCTAtatgaaatttcctttttaacCAACCTTTAAGAGCCGTTTTGATGTTTTCAATATCACAATTAGGTGCCTtgggcaagtttttaaaacttttgtctGTTGCCGTTGACAATTCAACGCATTCTCTTATATTTGAGATCAATGCAGAgctctgaaaaaaaatgatggtaaaattattaaataattcgTACCAAATTGTAAAGTTGACATACTTGAAATTCATCAGGAATGACCTCTGCGTTATTGGATGCATGagattttttcgaaatattcATACTCAGCAGGCCACTTAAGTCACTAAGGTATTCCTCACTGTAAATGCCTCTTTGTTcccatattttaaaaatacgaaatattttatttcgaacTTTATCGTctctgtaaaatatttttgaaaaattaatcatttgtgggaaattgttgtttctaaatttattttatgtactatttatACATCTGTAATTTTCCCCATTTTACAGGCTGTAGGCTTACCCAATTTTGttaacaaacaatcaaactaaaactttaaattaaaacattagTACAAAGTGGTTTATCCAACTCCTCCCTTTTTTTGGCTTTTC
Proteins encoded in this region:
- the LOC129921540 gene encoding regulation of nuclear pre-mRNA domain-containing protein 2 isoform X2, giving the protein MTNMKQDFDADQFETRLEHLKDTQDGIQQMSAWCLHQRAHHKKVVASWLNVFKKVRVEHRLVLFYLANDVIQYSKRKRYEFVESWATALQRATTMVRDDKVRNKIFRIFKIWEQRGIYSEEYLSDLSGLLSMNISKKSHASNNAEVIPDEFQSSALISNIRECVELSTATDKSFKNLPKAPNCDIENIKTALKDKSHSDDVEQELERYVASIEKQRKHLAAEIKSRKAVLANLETAITFYASQRGEVKVVVSAYKNFGSRIKLVKKKLDEITPNLPSPIPSPDINAPSPEPDSDINLPDEQSPSMNIFKSAFNGYTSYLDGKLPFDINDFKRDDSPKVPNALTASQPIEVIASRTDSDVLDDSFSGPGFYKPEPINSMASINPYSASTITLPMPTGQPEYSSLARPTSSNYVSPSLSYGGGHTSNRYNPMVPNYASDSSYISNSSNNSYDASMPLMPPPMPPSLGGNGSQSDDFNSTWDLDMSWTPLDSSNQFNHCIDTPISPGHFDQESILDDSVAEYDELENDIMPMQDVDHRQLHLPVPVAPPILPNLGPNKSRQLDIDHRNLISLTGSPRCRERDSDDKYKRVNKTWVAPSKDKDFRTPMSVNPPVKPPQEQQPQPQPPKTADIDYRTLSNSSTTENKALAAPAPPIPPLQPPPMLTGLLSFPQVLMAPPTEVKEDTQPQKDTAGRTSDEPGYDPSDMVESIDMDMSDEDLEDILREVASEDRQKALKEKEKELEQKQKQDKLPEPNQGQQDGEENKREEQDEEQNSQEPPSSEEYDAISNNEEYIPEEPTEEEEMNNTAGMPTKPFSYRDNLIPVANNRPPLLDTPPTPNNKIWDNQQPAHVNPFSRTPFDDQQPPNNGMHNNMMRPPMNPWKQQQQQPRMPFHMQQQQQQQPQDNFQQQMPHQGGNFHQSGEFHQPVDFQQHRQQFQRFPRSPFQQSPRNFNPHQPQSHFRGSPRPPRGNPFFSPRGRGGGPGGPPGGGGGPAPRGNMFRGKFRGNAWH
- the LOC129921540 gene encoding regulation of nuclear pre-mRNA domain-containing protein 2 isoform X1, with the protein product MTNMKQDFDADQFETRLEHLKDTQDGIQQMSAWCLHQRAHHKKVVASWLNVFKKVRVEHRLVLFYLANDVIQYSKRKRYEFVESWATALQRATTMVRDDKVRNKIFRIFKIWEQRGIYSEEYLSDLSGLLSMNISKKSHASNNAEVIPDEFQSSALISNIRECVELSTATDKSFKNLPKAPNCDIENIKTALKDKSHSDDVEQELERYVASIEKQRKHLAAEIKSRKAVLANLETAITFYASQRGEVKVVVSAYKNFGSRIKLVKKKLDEITPNLPSPIPSPDINAPSPEPDSDINLPDEQSPSMNIFKSAFNGYTSYLDGKLPFDINDFKRDDSPKVPNALTASQPIEVIASRTDSDVLDDSFSGPGFYKPEPINSMASINPYSASTITLPMPTGQPEYSSLARPTSSNYVSPSLSYGGGHTSNRYNPMVPNYASDSSYISNSSNNSYDASMPLMPPPMPPSLGGNGSQSDDFNSTWDLDMSWTPLDSSNQFNHCIDTPISPGHFDQESILDDSVAEYDELENDIMPMQDVDHRQLHLPVPVAPPILPNLGPNKSRQLDIDHRNLISLTGSPRCRERDSDDKYKRVNKTWVAPSKDKDFRTPMSVNPPVKPPQEQQPQPQPPKTADIDYRTLSNSSTTENKALAAPAPPIPPLQPPPMLTGLLSFPQVLMAPPTEVKEDTQPQKDTAVTGRTSDEPGYDPSDMVESIDMDMSDEDLEDILREVASEDRQKALKEKEKELEQKQKQDKLPEPNQGQQDGEENKREEQDEEQNSQEPPSSEEYDAISNNEEYIPEEPTEEEEMNNTAGMPTKPFSYRDNLIPVANNRPPLLDTPPTPNNKIWDNQQPAHVNPFSRTPFDDQQPPNNGMHNNMMRPPMNPWKQQQQQPRMPFHMQQQQQQQPQDNFQQQMPHQGGNFHQSGEFHQPVDFQQHRQQFQRFPRSPFQQSPRNFNPHQPQSHFRGSPRPPRGNPFFSPRGRGGGPGGPPGGGGGPAPRGNMFRGKFRGNAWH